From Irregularibacter muris, a single genomic window includes:
- a CDS encoding XTP/dITP diphosphatase, protein MSELNIIIASGNAHKVEEVKSILSPLGFRVTSMQEEGIGIDVEEKGQTFEENALIKAHALSKYTDKIVLADDSGLMVDALEGAPGVYSARYAGEHGNDRKNNEKLLTELEGIPLKDRSARFYCAIAVVYPEGGEIVVTGKCEGVIAYTPQGENGFGYDPLFYVPEFNKTFGQLEDEEKNKISHRAIALKNLKKILEKRKEREGAS, encoded by the coding sequence ATGAGTGAATTAAATATAATAATAGCTTCAGGCAATGCCCATAAGGTAGAAGAGGTAAAATCTATTTTATCTCCCTTGGGTTTTAGAGTCACATCTATGCAGGAAGAAGGAATAGGCATAGATGTAGAAGAGAAGGGGCAAACCTTTGAAGAAAATGCCCTAATCAAGGCCCACGCTCTTAGTAAATATACAGATAAAATTGTGTTAGCTGATGATTCAGGTCTAATGGTAGACGCATTAGAGGGGGCACCGGGAGTATATTCCGCCAGATATGCAGGAGAGCATGGTAATGACAGAAAAAACAATGAAAAGCTACTGACAGAATTAGAGGGAATTCCACTAAAAGATAGAAGTGCAAGATTTTATTGTGCCATAGCGGTTGTTTATCCTGAGGGAGGGGAAATTGTGGTGACAGGTAAATGTGAAGGTGTTATCGCATATACACCCCAGGGAGAAAATGGTTTTGGGTATGATCCTTTATTTTATGTTCCCGAATTCAACAAGACTTTTGGTCAGCTAGAGGATGAAGAAAAAAATAAAATTAGTCATCGAGCTATAGCACTTAAAAACCTAAAAAAAATTTTGGAAAAGAGAAAAGAAAGGGAGGGTGCAAGTTGA
- the rph gene encoding ribonuclease PH — MVRSDGRKNDELREIRITRNYLKHPTGSVLIEAGDTKVICAAMVEEKVPPFLKGAGQGWITAEYSMLPSSTHHRKIRESSRGKVEGRTQEIQRLIGRALRSAVNLKELGERTIWIDCDVIQADGGTRTASITGGFVAMVDALNKLIQEKKLEKLPINNFVAAVSVGVVEEEARLDLCYLEDSSAKIDMNIIMTDKNEFIEIQGTGEEAPFSKDELSKLLELGEKGVMELIQKQKSALGEIFHEEKHME, encoded by the coding sequence ATGGTAAGAAGTGATGGAAGAAAAAATGATGAACTAAGGGAAATAAGGATTACTAGAAACTATTTGAAGCACCCTACGGGCTCTGTTCTTATAGAGGCAGGGGATACTAAGGTAATATGTGCGGCTATGGTGGAAGAAAAGGTACCACCTTTTTTAAAGGGAGCTGGGCAGGGATGGATAACAGCAGAATATAGTATGTTGCCAAGCTCTACCCATCATAGAAAAATAAGAGAATCCAGTAGGGGAAAGGTAGAAGGGCGTACTCAAGAAATTCAACGTTTAATCGGTAGAGCATTGCGTTCGGCGGTAAACTTAAAAGAGCTAGGAGAACGGACGATATGGATTGATTGTGATGTTATTCAAGCTGATGGTGGTACTAGGACAGCCTCTATTACTGGTGGATTTGTTGCCATGGTAGATGCATTAAATAAACTGATACAGGAGAAAAAATTAGAAAAGTTACCTATAAATAATTTTGTGGCTGCAGTTAGTGTAGGTGTGGTGGAGGAAGAGGCGAGGCTAGATCTTTGCTACCTGGAAGACTCCAGTGCCAAGATAGATATGAATATCATTATGACGGATAAAAATGAGTTTATCGAAATTCAGGGGACCGGAGAAGAAGCACCCTTTAGCAAAGATGAATTATCAAAATTATTAGAATTAGGAGAAAAGGGTGTAATGGAACTCATTCAAAAACAAAAGAGTGCTTTAGGTGAAATTTTTCATGAGGAAAAACATATGGAATAA
- a CDS encoding GerMN domain-containing protein — MKKGVYFLLLLLVFSLLLAGCRNPVDIFKSYVFGEPEQEENPLDEDLSIEDVENLEVPDENSRQTTLYYTDSTGYVVPVVRQIPRVEGIAVAALNALVDSPENRSDLKALGLQPVLPANTEIELAIKEGGLANVNLTGEVLKVESKDQEEKMVMAVVYTLTEFETIDNVQIMVDNKILETLTYGTDVSQPIGRGNINALNNDIEGEHAKMTLYLYNNPTGQYTYFVPVTKKVAANARNIESAVKELISSKGEIAELQLNIPEGTTVYGVNIESGVAYVNFSEHLSKMEDVEEMKNIAKAVGLTLKEFEGVTGVRLMVEGKAISQLGSDPITIPTFANTY, encoded by the coding sequence ATGAAGAAGGGGGTTTATTTTTTATTATTACTATTGGTGTTTTCTCTCTTGCTTGCAGGCTGTCGTAACCCTGTTGACATATTTAAAAGCTATGTCTTTGGAGAACCAGAGCAAGAAGAGAACCCCTTGGATGAAGACCTGTCCATAGAGGACGTGGAAAACTTGGAAGTACCGGATGAAAATAGTCGCCAAACAACACTTTATTATACCGATAGCACGGGATATGTGGTACCCGTTGTCAGGCAGATACCTAGAGTGGAAGGAATTGCTGTAGCAGCTTTAAATGCATTGGTGGATAGTCCAGAAAATAGAAGTGATTTAAAAGCTCTAGGACTACAACCCGTGTTGCCTGCCAATACAGAAATTGAACTCGCCATTAAAGAAGGTGGTTTAGCAAATGTAAACCTCACTGGCGAAGTATTGAAGGTGGAAAGTAAGGACCAGGAAGAAAAAATGGTTATGGCTGTTGTATATACTTTAACTGAATTTGAAACAATAGATAATGTACAAATTATGGTAGATAATAAGATATTAGAAACACTAACCTATGGCACAGATGTAAGCCAGCCCATTGGGCGAGGAAATATCAATGCACTTAATAATGATATAGAAGGTGAACATGCAAAGATGACCCTATATCTATATAATAATCCCACAGGGCAATATACATATTTTGTCCCAGTGACGAAAAAAGTTGCGGCCAACGCAAGGAATATTGAGTCTGCTGTAAAAGAATTAATATCTTCTAAAGGCGAAATTGCAGAACTTCAATTGAATATTCCTGAGGGGACTACAGTTTATGGGGTGAACATTGAATCAGGAGTAGCCTACGTGAATTTTTCTGAGCATTTATCCAAAATGGAGGATGTGGAGGAAATGAAAAATATAGCAAAGGCCGTTGGACTTACTCTAAAGGAATTTGAAGGGGTAACAGGAGTAAGACTTATGGTAGAAGGGAAAGCAATCAGTCAATTGGGTAGTGATCCAATAACAATTCCAACTTTTGCAAATACTTATTAA
- a CDS encoding AIR synthase family protein, whose product MILEIGKLPTHLLEQNILSKIQPQRKEILVGAGVGEDCSVIDFGEEICVLSTDPITGAIDSIGKLAIHISCNDVASNGVEPLGILLTILAPENSNIEDISQVLNDAKKIARALNVEIIGGHTEVTTAVNRMVVSTTCIGKGKKRHMITSNGAKYGDDVIMTKWAGLEGTAILARDKKRELEDVIDEEKLQEAMNFMEDISAVQEGILAGKVGVTAMHDVTEGGILGALWELAEASQVGVEIQEEQIPLKKVTREICQHFRIDPLGLISSGVMVMTTNHTEKLLAKFKEKGLQATVIGKVIEGKSVIVRNGKKIPLQPPKSDELFKVI is encoded by the coding sequence ATGATCTTGGAAATCGGGAAATTACCTACACATTTATTAGAACAAAATATACTTTCCAAAATACAGCCTCAAAGAAAAGAAATATTAGTGGGAGCAGGTGTTGGGGAAGATTGTAGTGTTATTGATTTTGGAGAAGAAATATGTGTTCTGTCCACTGATCCCATCACGGGAGCAATAGATTCTATAGGAAAGCTCGCCATACATATTTCCTGTAACGATGTAGCCTCCAATGGGGTGGAACCTCTGGGGATTTTATTAACCATTTTAGCGCCGGAGAACTCGAATATAGAGGATATTTCCCAGGTCTTAAATGATGCAAAAAAAATAGCCCGGGCTTTAAATGTAGAAATCATTGGTGGACATACAGAAGTGACCACTGCCGTAAACCGTATGGTGGTTTCTACTACCTGTATAGGAAAGGGGAAAAAACGCCATATGATCACCAGCAACGGTGCAAAATACGGTGATGATGTTATTATGACCAAATGGGCAGGGCTAGAGGGCACAGCTATTTTAGCCCGAGATAAGAAAAGAGAATTAGAAGATGTTATTGATGAGGAAAAATTACAAGAAGCCATGAATTTTATGGAGGACATAAGCGCAGTACAAGAGGGAATATTGGCAGGAAAAGTAGGTGTCACGGCTATGCACGATGTTACAGAGGGAGGAATATTAGGAGCTCTTTGGGAACTAGCCGAGGCCTCTCAAGTAGGGGTGGAAATTCAAGAAGAACAAATCCCCCTTAAAAAAGTTACCCGGGAAATATGTCAGCACTTTCGTATTGATCCCCTAGGACTGATATCCAGTGGGGTTATGGTGATGACCACCAATCATACTGAGAAACTATTGGCAAAATTCAAGGAAAAAGGATTGCAGGCTACAGTGATAGGGAAGGTGATAGAAGGGAAATCGGTAATAGTCAGGAATGGCAAAAAAATACCTCTCCAACCTCCTAAAAGTGATGAGCTTTTCAAAGTGATATAG
- a CDS encoding ABC transporter ATP-binding protein, protein MNGRKKLVEIKNLKKHFVVGKDAVLKAVDGINFDIYEGETVGLVGESGCGKSTAGRTIIRLYDATEGQVVFGGKDIHSMNKEELKGFAKETQMIFQDPYASLNPRMTVGDIVGEGIDIHGLYKGKERMARIYELLEIVGLNKEHASRFPHEFSGGQRQRIGIARALAIEPKFIICDEPISALDVSIQAQVVNLLIKLQKEMGLTYLFIAHDLSMVKHISDRIAVMYLGHIMELTTSEELYNNPLHPYTQALLSAIPIPDPEIEKKRERVILEGDVPSPINPPQGCKFVGRCKYAMDICHQVTPEYKEVKPGHFVACHLMDQ, encoded by the coding sequence ATGAATGGAAGAAAAAAGCTTGTTGAAATAAAAAATTTGAAAAAGCACTTTGTCGTTGGGAAAGATGCGGTATTGAAGGCAGTAGACGGCATTAATTTTGATATTTATGAAGGAGAAACTGTGGGACTGGTTGGAGAATCCGGTTGTGGAAAATCCACCGCGGGGAGAACCATTATCCGATTATATGATGCCACAGAAGGGCAAGTTGTTTTTGGCGGAAAAGATATTCATTCTATGAATAAGGAAGAATTAAAAGGTTTCGCTAAGGAAACCCAGATGATCTTCCAAGATCCCTATGCATCTTTAAATCCTCGTATGACTGTAGGAGATATTGTAGGGGAAGGGATAGATATTCACGGACTTTATAAGGGCAAAGAAAGAATGGCTAGAATATATGAATTATTAGAAATTGTTGGCCTAAATAAGGAACATGCCAGTCGTTTCCCCCACGAATTTAGTGGTGGACAAAGACAACGTATCGGGATAGCAAGGGCTCTTGCCATAGAGCCTAAGTTCATCATTTGTGATGAGCCTATTTCCGCTCTGGATGTGTCTATTCAGGCTCAAGTTGTTAACTTATTAATAAAATTACAAAAAGAGATGGGTCTTACCTATTTATTTATTGCCCATGATCTTAGCATGGTAAAGCATATCTCTGATCGAATAGCGGTTATGTATTTGGGACATATTATGGAACTTACTACCAGTGAAGAGTTATACAATAATCCATTACATCCCTATACCCAAGCTTTACTTTCGGCTATACCTATTCCTGATCCTGAGATTGAGAAGAAAAGAGAAAGAGTTATTCTTGAAGGAGATGTACCTAGTCCTATTAATCCTCCTCAAGGTTGTAAATTTGTAGGAAGATGTAAATATGCTATGGACATATGTCACCAGGTAACTCCTGAATATAAAGAAGTGAAACCAGGACATTTTGTAGCCTGTCATTTAATGGATCAATAA
- a CDS encoding ABC transporter ATP-binding protein, producing MEKKENVLEVKDLQVSFDTYAGEVQAVRGVSFHIEKGEAVAIVGESGCGKSVTAQSIMRLIPMPPGRIKGGQVLFGDKDLTKLSDKAMEGIRGSDIGMIFQDPMTSLNPTMSVGKQITEGLMKHQHMNKADAAKKAIEMLKVVGIPNPETRAQQFPHQFSGGMRQRAMIAIALASNPKLLIADEPTTALDVTIQAQILDLMKDLQKQLDTSIILITHDLGVVAQVVQRVIVMYAGKIVESGPVDEIFKNPRHPYTWGLMKSVPRLDLENKEELDPIEGTPPDLFAPPAGCPFASRCEYAMNICKKHMPEAVEVGKDHKVACWLEHPLAPKVENPVKKGGK from the coding sequence GTGGAAAAAAAGGAAAATGTATTAGAAGTAAAAGACTTGCAAGTATCCTTTGATACCTATGCAGGTGAAGTACAAGCAGTTCGTGGCGTATCCTTCCATATTGAAAAAGGTGAAGCGGTTGCCATAGTAGGAGAATCCGGCTGTGGGAAAAGTGTAACTGCCCAATCGATTATGAGACTTATACCTATGCCTCCAGGAAGAATTAAAGGTGGTCAGGTATTGTTTGGTGATAAGGATTTGACAAAGCTTTCAGATAAAGCCATGGAAGGCATTAGAGGTTCTGATATAGGAATGATCTTCCAAGATCCGATGACCTCCTTAAACCCAACCATGTCTGTGGGAAAGCAGATTACTGAAGGATTGATGAAGCATCAGCATATGAATAAAGCTGATGCAGCAAAAAAAGCCATTGAAATGTTGAAGGTTGTAGGTATACCCAATCCAGAAACAAGGGCTCAGCAATTCCCTCATCAGTTTAGTGGAGGAATGAGACAAAGAGCTATGATTGCTATCGCTCTGGCAAGTAATCCCAAATTGCTTATTGCCGACGAACCTACCACTGCCCTTGATGTAACTATTCAAGCCCAGATCTTAGATTTAATGAAGGATCTACAAAAACAATTGGATACTTCGATTATCTTGATCACTCATGATTTAGGGGTTGTGGCCCAGGTAGTTCAAAGGGTTATTGTAATGTATGCAGGGAAAATTGTAGAAAGTGGTCCTGTGGATGAAATATTTAAAAATCCAAGACATCCCTATACTTGGGGATTGATGAAATCAGTGCCTAGATTGGATTTGGAAAATAAGGAAGAGTTAGATCCTATTGAAGGAACACCACCGGACTTGTTTGCGCCTCCAGCAGGGTGCCCCTTTGCATCCCGGTGTGAGTATGCCATGAATATCTGTAAGAAGCATATGCCTGAGGCAGTAGAAGTAGGCAAAGACCATAAGGTGGCTTGTTGGTTAGAACACCCCCTAGCACCAAAAGTTGAAAACCCTGTAAAGAAAGGGGGCAAATAA